The Malus domestica chromosome 10, GDT2T_hap1 nucleotide sequence TCATCCCATGCATTCTCTGCAGTCTCatcaatatacatatatacatgtgtgtgtgtgttgtgtgtgtgtgttcccGTTGTCTAATTTAATCCCACCAATACAATTTAATGTCCACTTCCCCTTCTCACATCACTGGTTATTTTCGTCAAGGGGGAATGTGCTAACTAACATAACTCCATTAGGACCATTACTTTAATGTGCTCTTTCTTGCCAACCATATGCACAGTGACGGATTCATaatattttttctttccaataaAATGAACAATCATTTGCCATGCATTCTCTGCAGTCTCatcaatatacatatatatacatgtgtgtgtatgtgtgtgtgttccCGTTGTCTAATTTAATCCCACCAATACAATTTAATGTCCACTTCCCCTTCTCACATCACTGGTTATGTATTTTTGTCAAGGGGGAATGTGCTAACTAACATGACTCTGCTAGGACCACTACTTTATTGTGCTCCTTTGTGCCAGCCATATGCACAGTGACGgatccataattttttttttcctgataaAATGAACAATCATTTTGCGTTTGGCACGTAAGGGAGGATAAGGGCAGATTTAGGAAATTTTCCTCTCAAGAGCAAGATGAACCAGACAATTGCCCTTGGGCACCTACGTACGCTGCCTCTTCTTCTTTGAGGCATTTTTGATCTTCCTCCTGTATGATAACCGTGCTCAAGGAAAATCTCATAGGAAGATTTGGACCCTTTGTGTAACAAGCGGTTGGAGTCAACTACATTATACACCAGCTCCTacgtatatttttttattggggGCAAATGTCCCTCTCAACAAGGGTGGATCTACCTTGAGGCATGATGGGTCAACTGACCCCTCCTAGCTTGAAAAGTTTATAAGGAAGAGTTGGGTGTTACTCTTTGAAAAACTGAGATGTCCTTGAAAGTTGTCTGCTAATTGCTCGACGAATTGCTCCTATGGATACTAAGTAGACTAACTGCTAGCCTCATGCCTTATGCGTTGCTATGGGCATTTTTCGATATGCTCACTCGGTATATGTTGACATTTGTCGGCATGCTCATCCAACAGTTATTGACATCAGTCAACATGCTCGCTCAAAGACTATTGGCATATGTCGACAGACATGTAATATGACTTGACAAATGACCTTATACCTACCAAAACTCTATGAAATGTCAATTTGCATAGTCTTCCGTCCAAAAAAATTTATGCACAACGCTATTCTCATTgaccccacccccccccccccccaaaaaaaatccATACATCTACCATTGCGTCTCGAGCTCAAACTGGCAGTTTCGTCTTCCTATCTACACATGTTAGTTATTCGCAAGAACGCTTGTCATAAGTATTTACTATGGTATTCATAATGCATTGTTGAAATAAACCACTCATGTTTCTTCAACGTTAGAACTTCATTGTCTTCGCAAATGATGTTATGCATAGTTGTAAGCTGTCTATAAATATGTGaacccaaagaaagaaaaaaaaacactttcataCGTGAGAGATGGATATTTCACAAGGTGCGGTTCCCTTCCGGCTTCTAGAAGGGGACAGTAACGATGGGGTAAGCAGATGACAAAGTGACACAGAGGAAATTGTTCGACTTAGtttaattattaaatattatttattcttgttgttatttaaatttttattcgCTAATCAGACAATAATTTATTGAACAACGAATAAAAAAGGGACAATTATTTAGCACTTCAACGGGATTACTTTAGTAAACTCTGTTGTGATTCATGTGAATTTTTGACTTTAGTGCCGTCTTAGGACAGTAATTTCGTTTAATAATCCATCGGGTCATGTTACTTACTTGCCCTCGGGTGATTGACTAAAGTACAAAGCAAACACGTTCACGGTGCAACTTTGCTTACCATGATATTTAttcttaagtttaaattttttaaaatttgtgtatATTCATCacacaaattttgaaatttatactCAAAATAGAGTGATAACCATTATCATCACTTGAGGATGGTAATAAAAAAGGAgacagattgtctgccctcctatttaGGTGGCCTTCTCATCCCTTCTTATTATGTgttgtcacggttaagccatgtcaacattttatattgattttttttatagacataataagacaaaaagtaaaaagaatataaaatgttgacataatttaatcgtgaccgttcaaataagagGAGATGGGAAGAACACCcaaataggagggcagacaatctaccTCTAATAAAAAATGCACCATAATGCAACAAGGGGTGGGTCCCTATACCGTTTATTGAATCAGGGTGACTTTTTGCTCTTTGTCCATAAGTGGAGGTAATGTTCACCACCTCACTTATTTGTGTCGGTCTACTTCATAGATTTTGAAATGAATCCATTTGATACTATGAAGATCTTCTAAGGCTTAAGTCGGAGTACAACATCGAATAACTGTGTTATGATACAAcaattatttatagaatttaaAATCAGAATGATGAACATCACCATCACTTATTCGTGGAACAGCAAAAATATTACCATGTGACTTGTTTGTAAAACTCCAATAGAAAAGTTAGAAACATGGGACCGGCACCTTTgattatatttgtttttacttAAGGCCACTTTTATTATGTGTACATTACAGTTTTCTTTTTACTTTATGTCAATTTCATCATTATAATTGAATAAATTGGGCAGAGGTGTGGGATTTGGTCATAGGGTTAGGAGAAGCACAAAAGGCCTTCATACGTTACTTCACAAATACTCAATGTGTTAATTAGAGCAATTAAAGTCACTTAATATTATGATCTgatgatatttttttaaatttataattaagaaattttagattcaattctcgtcaaagacgaatttgaacaacattattgATAATCTATGAGACTATCTTCCCCTCTTCTCTTTAGCGTAACTGAATGACAATTGAAATATATTTTGGCATATTCAATCAATATCAACCAACTATATATTCTTACTCaagaataataattttttatgttatttgtgAGTATAGTTATTTTGTTGAAAACAAATTTCGAAATCCGCCATTAATTAGTGTTAGCTAGGATGGAGCTTTTCTTAAGCACTTTTTGTCATTAAAAGTTTGCAAAAATGGAGAAATCTgaggtaccatagataactacCAAGCCCACAAGCAACCACCGGCTACGGGGGGACCGTTGATACGCCGTGCAATTTTGTACTTGAATTCCCTTTGTACCTGCTCGTGCTACTCTTCTACAACCATTTCATCGTTGTACTTCTGTTTTCTCTAATAAATTTTGGGTGTCATTGGTGTTTAAATGGATAGGAGTTCTCTATTTAGGGCTAGGTTCCTTCATTTTGCTTATGCGAAATTGCAAATGAAGCGTAGGCAAATATAATTGTACAATGACATAACTTCGATGTTTCTCTACTACCTAATTCTTCGTTATCTTGGATAATGTCGTTGAGAAAAAACCTATATCCGTTTAGTAAAAACTCTATgtataaaatcttttaatttagTTTGATTTTTATCACACACATATGGCTGCACTACATACAACACAAGAATAACTACCTATGTATATTTTGCCAacttcttataaaaaaaaaaagtccaatTTCTTACTAGTCTATATTGGGAAGAGATCATCTCTGGATCTCTTTCACTAATATCATCGGATCAAGTGATCTGagtttttgaaatttcatctaACGGTTCATCTGTTTTAACattttaaaaactataataatttttttaccgttagatgaAATTGCAAAGGTCCAGATCATTTGATCCGGTGTCCTTAGCGGGGATCTCTTCTCGTCTGTATTTACCGAATCCTGACCCCTAAAATACCGCATTtaccaaattattttttttgtgcgaAGATAAAATCAGTATTTAcctaaaaaaatctaaaaaaatctAAACTCACGCGCGTATCAAGCAGTGGAAAGCGGAACTTGTGAATTGAGATGCACAGTAATTACTGGGTTTGCCTATAAAAGCAGGACGAACGAGACTCCCACCCCCTCCTTCTGATCAACGCTCTCTGTGCTAAAAATCGCCATTAAAGCTCGAATTGCAAATTCTCGAAGATACCCAGAAAGAAAGTTTGAAGCTTTGGTGGTAGGAAGCTCTCAAGGATTGAAAGCGATTGCTGTGCCGATCTTCTGGGTTTCTATTCACGGTACGTTTGTCAAtaaattttacctttttttgCTGCATTTGTTCCTGAACTGCACCTTGGTTTTTTATATTAAGATGAAAAGACTTGAAGGGGACGTTGAAATttgtgggttttgggttttgtggggATGGTGGTGTGTTTTGGTTTGTTGAGCCGCAGATCTAGCTTTGTTTCTGCTTTCGGTTTCATCACTGTTTGGATTTTTGGGGTTGTTTGGTTGCTGGGAAACTGGTTTGGGGGAAGGCAAAAGGGAAATGCTTGGGAAGTTTGTTTCTTTGGGAAACAATTCTCAAGCATTTGCCTATATCCAACACAACAAGGGGGTGGTTTTTCTTGTGGGGGTGTGGATATGGTGCCAGAGGTTTGAATGCTTGGTTTAAATTAATCTGACACTATATTGTAAGCCAAGAGATATGTGTGGTTTTTGGGGTTTTCTGTGAGTCAATCCTGTTCAATTTTATGATAGTTTTGTGAGAAGTGGTTTCTAAGTGCATGTTGAGCTTGATGAAACTCTGTTTTAGCTGTTTAGGGGCATGTAGGTGTGCATCTTCGTGTTTTCGGAGTTTATAGTGTTTGGTCGTACCCGAATTCTATTATGATTTCCTCTGATTGTTGTACTTCACCTCATGCTGGAGGGTTTCCCCACAATTTGAGGGTGTAGTGAGATGTATACCCTCAAACAAGGCTGATCAGCTAAGCGTTATATCGAAATGAGGTCGGTTGAATCCCTCATTTCGTACTTGTTTCTGCTATAGAGCCGGGGTGGTAGAAAATCCGGAAAacgtttttgtttaattttgtgttgtgCTTGATGGAGGGTTCGGGATTGGTTCAGTTTCCTCGTCAATAGGCATTTTTTCCTTCACTGTTGTTCTACAGCAATTTAGATTGCTCTATGTCCTTCATTAAGCTGAGGAATTCTTGCAGCTAATCAATTTGGTTGGATGTCAACTCAAACATAACTGTCTGTGTGAGGTAGAATGGTGAGTGTGAACTTGGTTGGGAGATGTGTGTGTATAACAGTTTCCGGTGGCTAAAGCGGGTAGCATTCTTGATCCGGTGCAGATTTTTGGATCACTCGGATTTATTAAGTGAAACTTTTTTTCCATGTTTCCTTTAATCTGCAGCCATACATGTTATGAACCTATATGTATAAAATACATCCTAGGTGCTATGAGTGGGTGCTCTTTGGAGTTACCGTTGTCTCTAAATTGGTTTCATTTGTCTCTCACAATGTGGTCGTGCACTGCTATATTATTTAAACTTTTTCCTCTCTCGCAAGCATTTGTCTTGTCTTCCATTTGTTAATTTTCAGTCTGATTGTTTTGCAAGGTCATCAGATGAGGGACCTTCAAAAAACTCGTGGTACAGAACTGATTTCATTTATCTTATCTTTTGCAGTACTGgtgaaagaaacaaaacaaattaaaagaaCCGAAAAAATGGCCTTGCAGCAATACTTTGCACACGAATGCAGATCCGTATCGGGGGCAACAACAGATTCAGAAACTTCCAAAGGTGGGTTTGACTGCAACATCTGCTTAGAATTTGCGCACGAGCCAGTGGTCACCTTCTGCGGCCATCTATTTTGCTGGCCTTGCATCTACAAATGGCTTCACGTTCAGAGTGCCTCCCTTGCCTCCGATGAGTGCCCTCAGTGCCCTGTTTGCAAAGCTGATATATCGCACACCACCATGGTCCCACTTTACGGCCGGGGCCAAACAACTTCCGAACCTGAGCATGAAGGAAAGATGACACTCTACAGGGGAATGGTAATACCGCCCAGACCATCAGCATGTGATGTGCAAGCTCTCATATCTAGCACCTCTCAGACCGTCCAGCAACTTCCATATCGTAACCCTTATCAGAACCAACAATATGACCCTCAATCATACGGCAGTTTTGGAGAACATCCTTCCTCTTCACTCCTTGACCTCGGAGGCACTGCAATGGCAGGTGTCCACCATCCGGCGGTTGGGGTATTTGGAGAAATGGTTTATGCAAGGGTGTTCGGAAACTCAGAGAGCGTATATGCGTACCCGAATTCTTATCACCGAACGGGAAGTAGTAGTCCAAGGCTGAGGAGGCAGGAGATGCAGGCAGACAAGTCACTAAACAGAAtatctattttcttcttctgttgCTTACTTTTGTGCCTTCTTGTCTTCTGAAGTTCAGAGATTAGGTCATTCTCCTTCTCTGCCATTTTGTTACTGTATAATTAACGCTTGTGAACATTGATAGATGAAATTAGATGTGAAATATAAGAGGTAGTAATGATGTTAGAAATTTCTGACGGCTGGATGTGcgttgaaattttttagaaaATTCCATGATCAAATCATATTATGTTGTATGGATTATAGTTTAAACCAAAGTATAAGTTGTTATAGATGTTCCTAACACATATAGGGGCCgtttgaaagtatttttaaaatgattaaaagcgttttggatgaaaatattttaaaaactaatctttagtaaaaattctaataatcaAATAAGCTCATCATAATTTTACCAAATTGTTATCATAACAAAACTTAGGCCACTCGGCTCCAATGGGGAGCCCGATTTGGCAGGAATCCACGGCCCAGACCTGAGGCTATATAACGCAAAGTTGATGTCAACCACAATTTAAATTATTGCTAATAATTTTATAcagaaaaattttaaaaattaaaaaaaatattcaataaATACCTAATCATGCTTAAAAATCAtattcgaaattaaaaataaaattatctttcattatgttattaaaaaataatgataatatTTTAATCCCAATAACTTGAGCTATTCACTTTAGGAATGAAAATGCACTTAGGCTATTCACTTGGGGCGATTGAGTTGCCTATAATCCAAGGAGGCTTTTGGGGATGGAAGTGCTGTAATAAGTGCTTTTGGGAAGGAGGGGCTCCATCCTGTATGGCCGGCAATTATTTCACGGCGGGTCTGTTTTAAGCCAACTTGGTCACACAAATATGAGCTTTTACCAGTCCAAGCAGCCAGTCAAGCTCTATTTATTGCGTTTGGTGAAGTCCTGATATATTTGAATGAACATAACAGTATACATTTGAAGCCACTCAAGCGTTATCCACACTCTTTCATTTTTCACACATTCTTTGTCAATTTATATTATTTGATCTTATTCGattcattcgatccgatggctgggtgtgtggatagcacaccctaaATCAATGATTTCAACAATAAGAAGATAGGGGGAACAAGAAATGAAACATTGCTTAACTCATTATCGAGAAATCGAAGTTTGACACATATTAGACAAATATCTTGGTAAAACTACAAAATGAGAAATTTTCTTATGTTAAATTATGATAAGAAGAAATGACTCCACACACCCTAAATCAATGATTTCAACAATAAGAAGATAGGGGGAACAAGAAATGAAACATTGCTTAACTCATTATTGAGAAATCGCAGTCTGAGACATATAAACAAATATCTCGGTAAAACTACAAAATGAGAAATTTTCTTATGTTAAATTATGATAAGAAGAAATGACTTTTTATTCATGCTATGTCCACTTACCTGTCCTATTTTTCTGCCAATCTACGTATATCGTCCCACCAACCTCAAAGTCGAGGTAATTGGTTCACCTATACCCATCCAATTTCCCATTGAAATGCACAAGTAACAACATTGGTTTGGTTATTTTCAACCgcgaaacatcatcttcaacattAATTGTCATTACCAATCACTAATCAAAAGCGGTTGGCCGAACCAAGAAACTTCCTGCATCACCAATCACAATGTCCAAATCAAATTGATTCTtattttggtacaacaaaataGTTGTTCTACCTTTAACATCAAGGTGTTGGGAACACggtttagtacatcaattgtaCTATTACACTTGGTGTACCGAACCGTGTTCTTGACACACTAATTTATATATAACACGAGAAAGATCCTAACAAAGAATATATAACCGATTATATGTCAGATCTCTATTAACTTTAGATCCAAGAATCTTATATAATCCTCGACCGAAAGGGTTTGTAACTTTGTAATGATGAAATTAGATTGTGGTGGACACAAAGATTTGTGGGTGAATGTGCATCCCAAAATGTGTTAGTGTGGTGATAATGTTGGTATGGAGGTCTCAGTCACCATTTGGCCACCCAACCCCAACTGTGGTGCTGGAAGTTGCAATCTTTACTTGATGCCAATGTGGAGAGACTTTTTAGTGTGATCGtcacacgaggtggtacaccGCATGTCGCTATAtaaatggtgagatatgtgtgttaaaaagttaataacttaaaaaataaaatttctcaccacttacataaaaacacgtgatgtaccacctttgtgcccgtcacaactaaaaatttgtcGCCAATATGGGGCAGTGATGCATCCATTAGGTTTGTCTATTTGAATCGCTTGGTAATTGCCATGTGTTTTAGGTCCACTTAGTTTTGTCGTTTTACATTCCATTTGcatccaatatttgaaaataatgtAAGTGGCAGCCTGTCGTGTTTTCATGTGTTTCAATAACGTTATTTTATGTCATGTGATATTATGCTCAACTTAATTTCATATTACAAATACATGCGATTTAGGTACACTTATTTGTGTTGTTTAACATTCGACTGCATCAAATACTGGTCCTGGCAACTTGTCATGTTTCAATTTGTGTTGTCATGTTTCAACTTTATAGTGGGCAGCAGGAGCTACTGCTGATTTTTCAGCAGCCAAATTCCGttctttttatttggtgtgagaTTATGCCCAAACGTACGAATCTAAACTAATTTGTGAATCTTGCATGTTGGGCCATATATCACCCATTtataatacatttttttttagacAAAAGTTTACTACTATTAGGAGGAGGAGTTTTAAACCCAAGACGCATTGATAGAAACTCACCACCTGATCCATTAAGATATTGGACCACATGCTCATCTGTTTATCGGAAATGTGTTTAGCCACAATATATCTATTAGTTGCAATACCAAGATATGCGTTTAGGTCCACTTATTTGGGTCGATAGCATTTGACTGCATCAAATAGTCCTTATGTCGTATGAGATTATGCTAAACTCATTCACAACTTTTTCGTATCATGTCTAATTCTATCTATTTACTAATACTATTCAGCCACAATAAATTTAGAATAGTGCGCACACTCTGACTTTTTTACATTGGACTGCATCTATGGATATCAAATTTCAAAGTGGGGCCGCCTATAATTATGCCAGGGGGATGGAATTcttcaaatcatattcaaactaGCCACTAAACCACATTGAGATTTATGGTTTTTACCGCTTttcacacaatttttttttaatattttttttacacaagtttgttaatttttttttccactgatcttcttcaattcattcgattcaaCGGTCGGAAATTAGAAACGTTTGTGAGAGGTAAATATAAGTATATGGATAgcaccatcatttttttgtgTCAATGAGATTTATAGACTTAAATCTGAATTTTCTTCCCATTTCATTGAATGACCAAATAAATTGTTGTACGCTTCTACTTAACTGTAGTTTATATTGAGAACGATGTTTTAATTATACTTGTCTATAAGGTATTAATCATTTGTACGGCCAAGCGATcatcaaaactcaaaattgcTATTAGAATAATTTCGCGAAAGGATTGATATTGACACTCCACAGTAGTTATTTTGGAAGAAAGTAATATTCACCGACAGTTCGTTAAATAAGGGACAGAAGTTGGTTAGGGATAATGAATGAGTGGGCCTAATGACCCAGAAGGGGAGAGTGTGAGAGATGGACCTTAGTATGCTTATCCCAGTGGATATTAAAAGGAAGGTAAGGCCTATATGCGCTTGCGattaggcctcgtttggtacGCAGTTTTGAACAGGATATGGACTAAGTTCAGTTACATCTCGTAGATATGATCACGAAACAAAAATCACTTCTGGAATCTTCAGTGAGTTTTTGACCAAGATTCCACGCATAATTTGCTCACTCAAATTATAAGGAAATGCTGATTCGTTAAAACAATCATAATatttgttacaaaaaaaaaaaaatcatattaagAAAGGTGGATCCAAATATGGAACCTCGAATGTGGAGATAAATGCTCTTAATTGGTCAACTTGTAGCTCAATTTGGAATCTGTATGTACTCCCCTTGGTGTTATTGGTTTTTTGTTCCCGACACTTTAATTCATGAAAGGCTCCTATTGGTCCTTGGTCTTATATTGTACTGGTAAATTTATTAGTCTCAATGCATATGTGTGTTAGGTAAGTTGATTAAAGCAATGTATCTGATCTCTTAAGTCCAAATATGAATCCACTTTAACATAATAGAGTAGTTCAAAATATCATATCATATCGTattacaaataatttatttttatcatcGGTATTAATCGTGGGATTATTGGCCCGAAGACGGGGATAACTACTGTTGTAGGAAAATGCTTCTTGATAGCGCAACCCAATTAAAGAGGCCAGTCAAGAAAGTTATGATCGACCCAGCTTACCTAGAAACGATGAAGGTCATCCACCCACCCACCCCTAATAGAAGGCGAAAGCACTTACTACATACAGAGGTGGAGTGGGGCGACCCACCTGAAAGATGTCAAGGTGCGACCAAGGGCTCAAAGGAGTTCATCCAACTACAACTTCATTAGAAACAAATTCATTAGAAACAAATAAGTTCTAGCACCGAAGGACTTTGTCCTTTGGATGGGGGTGGTGCTCTCTGTCGTGATGATCACTTATGTATCTTCTAGACACAGTcgtggttaatttgtgcatgtGGCGCCATTAGGGGTTTATAGATATGGTGAATATCTACAAATATACCATTTGAAACCACATATTGTTCTTGTGGGTTTGGTAGGCTCGTTAGGATGATGCCTTAATAACCAACTAAGTGCGCCATTGTAAGATCTCACATGATGAAGTGCCATGTGGACGTGTCTGTAGTGTCTTTAGTCTTGTACCTTCGGACATGGAACAAACTCCATGACAAGTAACATGAGATGAGTTTGGTAACTCACTTACAGTGGGAACTTTGTAAAGCAAAGAACAAGGTTTTCATTCTTGCATGTTTACAAAACTCTGCAAAGTAATCGTTGTATCATGACACGGTTATTCGATGTTGTACTCCGACTATAGCTAAGCATTGTGGTTTTCCGGGATTGAATGTAGTTCAAGGTAGCCCGGTTTGGTACCTTTAGTCTAAGATTAGACAAAGAgcaaggatatatatatatatatatatgaagctcTGCCGGGTAAACCATGGCTCCCACCGGGGTTATTCATGACTCGGCTAATAAAAAGCAGTCTCAAGCAAGGAAACGCAGGATGGAAGGTGGAAAAGGTTAGTTCGTTTCACAGAAAAAGGACTAAGGAAATTGAGTCACTCAACGGCGGGGTCTAAACACGAAGAGTTGCACTCGTTGCGGAACCTAACTCTACACTGACGACGGCCCGCACCACTTGTGTCCGCCTTCCCCGAAGGCAACCCTCTCTTTCATGCATGCAAGCAGCAATACTGGAAGACCATACTCAcatggaaagaaagaaagaaatatataaTTCATGAGAGCATTGCAGCCTTGCGGACATAATAAGAAACTCTGCCAGATTGTTCCAAAATTGGTCAGACTTCCACGGCCCTTTTGATTATCTTTTCAATGTTTGAATTTCTTGAGGGGTACCTTTGGGATGACCGATGAGTAAACAATCATTCAATGCACCCAAACCCTAAATTTCACATCTTTATTTGTACCTAGAATTTTCTACACGACTACTTGAGTTTTTGTTACGTAACAAAAAGAGTCTTATGGTCATTATATAGTGGGATTTTTTGTTTAGTCAAGTCAAATAGTAGAACTTTTGTTTGACCGTGTATTTCATTATTcatctaaaataaaaataaataagtttcATCACTAATAAATTCACGAAAATATCAGTATATGCAATtgctcttttattattattatttgttaaacATAAAATTGTCCAACGCTCCTTTATTATTCTCATCGATCACGAGTACTATAAAGAAAAAATGGCTCCAAAATACTGAGGCGTGTAGTAAAGGACAACTACTAATTTAAGTGTAGCCTTGGCTTACACTCAACGAGTACTCCTTATAGATCCTCCACGTGCCATTGTCCAAGGAGAGAATAATGAAAATTCTATGCCTCCATCTATTTTACAAATCTTAAAATGATATAATATCCATGTTATAAATTAGGCTTGTGGGAAAGTTGCATGAACTAAGAAACTTAAAGAAAgagcaaagaaaaataaagccaAAAGGAAGCAGTCCACCTTCCACGCCATTAGCTAATAGTTTCCAAAAGCTAGAGGGTGAAGAGCATGGTATAAATAAGAGGCCGTACTTGgaaacaaaagattcaaaagCTAGCTAGCTAGCCAGCCAGCCATACATGGCTGAAAAATCTTCCCGGACAAGAAGCACCGCTCCGTTTCTATCTAAGACGTTCGATTTGCTAGAAGAAAATGACGGAGGAGATGGTGGTGGGAAGAGAAATATTGTGTCATGGAATGTAGAGGGCACTGGATTTATAGTATGGTCTCCTGATGATTTCTCAGAGCTCTTGTTGCCTAAATATTTCAAGCACAACAATTTCTCCAGCTTCATTCGCCAGCTTAATACCTATGTGAGTTGCCCTTTCTTTCTATCTCAACAATTTCCGTCTATTAAATTTGAACTCAAAATTTCATCGGCTATATTTAGCATTCTATCTTTATACAAAGAATACACTTATGGAAAATATATGTATCTTATCAAAGGTTTAGAAAGCTAAGAATGTTttctttggttattttttatcaCTTGATTAAGAACCCATTATTTCATAGATTAGAGAATAAAATCTAGGGTTTGAACCATTGACTGGTGTACTCATTAAAAGATTTCTTGGATTGAGGATGAtggttttctgtttg carries:
- the LOC103446415 gene encoding E3 ubiquitin-protein ligase RMA1H1-like; the encoded protein is MALQQYFAHECRSVSGATTDSETSKGGFDCNICLEFAHEPVVTFCGHLFCWPCIYKWLHVQSASLASDECPQCPVCKADISHTTMVPLYGRGQTTSEPEHEGKMTLYRGMVIPPRPSACDVQALISSTSQTVQQLPYRNPYQNQQYDPQSYGSFGEHPSSSLLDLGGTAMAGVHHPAVGVFGEMVYARVFGNSESVYAYPNSYHRTGSSSPRLRRQEMQADKSLNRISIFFFCCLLLCLLVF